The stretch of DNA TGTGAAACCTTGCCTTCTTCATTATTTGAAATTACTGCATATTTACCCCGATCTAGTGTGGCTAACCCAACTAATTTTCTGGTTTTCAACACCTCTATTTAATTGCCATAATTTTCGGTTAACTTCAAAATAAAGTTCGGTTTACATAACTGACATTTTAACGATGAAAAGCGATGATAAATATGTGGCAATCAGCCACAATAAATCAAAAATACCAGAGGGTTAGATTTATGGCTATTGTGCGCTTTTCTCCTTTCCACGAATTTGAAACTCTACGTAATCAAATGGATCGTTTGTTTGAAGATCTGACCAATAACAATTATCGGTCTGATATCCACTGGCAACCAGCAGTAGAAATGAGCGACCAAGAGAACAACATAGTTGTTAAAGCCTCTTTACCTGGGGTAGAGCCTAAAGATATTGATGTGAGTGTTTCCCGCAATGCAGTTAAAATAACTGGCGAACACACTTACGAAAATAAAACAGAAAATAAGGGATTCTATCACTCCGAGTTTTCTTACGGCAGATTTGAGCGGACTATCAAATTACCAGTAGCCGTCCAAAATGACCAGGTAAAAGCTGAATTTAACAATGGGATTTTGATCTTAAGCTTACCCAAAGTGGAAGGCGATCAAAATAAGGTTGTCAAGGTGAAATTATAGGTGGTGAAGAAAAACCTCAAATAGAAGGACAAACTACCAACTAATTAACTAAAATTAACGTGATCGCACCAATAGACTCTCTCCTTTAAAGGAGAGAGTTTTTGTTGATTATATATAGGTTTAAAATCTTGTGAAAAATGAAGATTAAAGGCGATAAAATTCAGTAGAGACGTTGCATTGCTATGTCTCTACACACCAATTATGTAGCATAACAAAATGAAAATGGTATTAGTTTGGAAAAACGGTGTACGATCGTCAAATCTCACTAAAATAGCCACTACGTGAGATTTAGAGTATGCTACGGGCAAGAACTGTAATGGGTTGAACCTTGATGGAAAAACGAGTATTAGGCACTTCTGGGATCGAGATTTCGCCTATTGTGATGGGTACTTGGCAAGCAGGGAAGCGGGGTTGGGTAGGGATTGAAGACTCAGAAATTATTAAGGCGCTACAAGCAGCATTTACTGCTGGAATCACCACCTTTGACACCGCAGAAATTTACGGCGATGGTTACTCAGAAAAACTGGTGGGTGAGGCTTTAGCAGGCATTAGAGAACAGGTAGTATTAGCCACGAAGGTCTTTGCCAATCATCTCAAATACGAGCAAGTCATAGCCGCTTGCGATCGCTCCTTGCTCAATTTACAAACAGACTACATCGATCTGTATCAAATCCACTGGCCAGCAGGTGCTTTTGGCAATGAAATTGTTCCGATTGGTGAAACGATGAGGGCGCTTAACGATCTCAAAACCCAGGGAAAAATCCGTGCTATTGGCGTATCTAACTTTTCTGGTCAGCAATTGGAAGCAGCCTCACAATTTGGCAGAATTGATAGTTTACAGCCGCCTTACTCTCTGTTTTGGCGTTATGTAGAAACCGATGCCATGCCCTATTGTCTAGCACATCAAATCAGTATTTTGGCATATTCACCGATGGCACAAGGGTTGCTTACGGGCAAGTTTGGCCCAGATCAAAAATTTCCGCCAACTGATAATCGCTCTCAAAACAAGCTATTTCAAGGGGAAAATTACCAACGCGCTCAACTCGCTGTAGAGCAACTTCGTCCTCTAGCGGCTGAATTAAAGTGTACTTTGGGGCAATTAGCTCTAGCCTGGGTTATAACTCAACCTCAAGCGATCGCTATTGCTGGGGCGAGGAATACCGAACAAGTCCTAGCTAATGCTCAAGCCGTTGAGATTAAGCTTTCTAGCAGCCAATTGCAACAGATAGATGCGATCGCTCGTCAAGTTACTGATTATTTAGATAATGAACCTGTGATGTGGAATTGGAAGTCATGAAAGCCAGTTGGATCGGTGTTTCTAGTCAAATTCTGCTTTTATCTCAGATTAGTACGGCTCAAGCTGCAAAACCAGCTATTCTCAGTAGCTGGGATTTTGCGCCAGCGAAAAACCAATTAGAGATTACTTTAACCGCAGCCACCATTCCTCAATATTTAGTCTTACCACAACCCCCCAGAATTGTGATCGATCTGCCTAATACCCAGTTGGGTAAAGTCGCCAAAAGTGCAAATTTATC from Merismopedia glauca CCAP 1448/3 encodes:
- a CDS encoding Hsp20/alpha crystallin family protein, with translation MAIVRFSPFHEFETLRNQMDRLFEDLTNNNYRSDIHWQPAVEMSDQENNIVVKASLPGVEPKDIDVSVSRNAVKITGEHTYENKTENKGFYHSEFSYGRFERTIKLPVAVQNDQVKAEFNNGILILSLPKVEGDQNKVVKVKL
- a CDS encoding aldo/keto reductase produces the protein MEKRVLGTSGIEISPIVMGTWQAGKRGWVGIEDSEIIKALQAAFTAGITTFDTAEIYGDGYSEKLVGEALAGIREQVVLATKVFANHLKYEQVIAACDRSLLNLQTDYIDLYQIHWPAGAFGNEIVPIGETMRALNDLKTQGKIRAIGVSNFSGQQLEAASQFGRIDSLQPPYSLFWRYVETDAMPYCLAHQISILAYSPMAQGLLTGKFGPDQKFPPTDNRSQNKLFQGENYQRAQLAVEQLRPLAAELKCTLGQLALAWVITQPQAIAIAGARNTEQVLANAQAVEIKLSSSQLQQIDAIARQVTDYLDNEPVMWNWKS